A region from the Lentimonas sp. CC4 genome encodes:
- a CDS encoding ABC transporter ATP-binding protein: MSYLEIDNASIGFGPPNNRTEVLTNVNLSVEENEFVAIVGFSGAGKSTLISLLAGLTQPDKGEIRIGGKVIKEPSPRLGIMFQNYSLLPWLTVYENVALAVKQVFTDYSKAELREHVEKYVAMVSLTPALDKKPSELSGGMRQRASLARTLAMKPEVLLLDEPLSALDALTRAVIQDEIIRIWEDDKRTIVMITNDVDEAVLMADRIVPLTMGPSATLDTPFPVNLERPRNRTTLNTNPEFRRLRNDISKYMVNLNEESKSLSDSDDVVDLPDVMPIDFSVYPLQPAKGRRRSALAKVAKIIDRETTFFK, from the coding sequence ATGTCTTACTTAGAAATAGATAACGCGAGTATTGGATTCGGCCCGCCGAATAATCGCACCGAGGTGCTGACAAATGTGAATCTGTCGGTCGAGGAAAATGAATTTGTCGCAATCGTTGGATTTTCCGGCGCTGGTAAGTCGACACTCATTTCACTGCTGGCTGGTTTGACACAGCCGGACAAAGGTGAGATCCGCATCGGTGGCAAGGTGATCAAGGAGCCATCGCCACGTCTGGGGATCATGTTTCAAAACTACTCACTGCTGCCATGGCTGACGGTTTACGAAAATGTCGCACTCGCGGTAAAGCAGGTCTTTACCGATTATAGCAAAGCCGAACTGCGCGAGCATGTTGAGAAATATGTGGCGATGGTGAGCCTCACGCCGGCATTGGATAAGAAGCCATCGGAGCTCTCCGGCGGTATGCGCCAACGCGCATCGTTGGCGCGCACCTTGGCGATGAAGCCTGAAGTCTTGCTACTCGATGAGCCGCTCTCCGCACTGGATGCGCTGACGCGTGCCGTCATTCAAGATGAAATTATTCGCATCTGGGAAGACGATAAGCGCACCATCGTGATGATTACCAATGACGTGGATGAAGCCGTGTTGATGGCCGATCGTATTGTGCCATTGACGATGGGGCCGAGTGCGACGCTCGACACTCCGTTTCCGGTCAATCTAGAGCGTCCTCGCAATCGCACCACGTTGAATACCAATCCGGAGTTTCGCCGCCTGCGTAATGACATCTCCAAATACATGGTAAACTTAAACGAGGAGTCGAAGTCTTTGAGTGATAGTGACGACGTTGTGGATCTACCAGATGTCATGCCCATCGATTTCTCCGTGTATCCATTACAGCCAGCGAAGGGACGTCGTCGCTCGGCTTTAGCGAAAGTGGCGAAGATCATCGATCGTGAGACCACATTCTTTAAATAG